DNA sequence from the Halorussus sp. MSC15.2 genome:
CTCACGGAGGACTGGAGCGGCTTCGTCATCATCGCGCACCCCGACGAGAGCCAGATTGCCGAGGAGATGGAAGTGACCGAACCGGGCAAGTACGCGTTGAAAGTCCGGTAACCGCTACTGATTCACCGTGAGTGACGTTCTCGTCACCTTGCCCGCGGAGATGCGCGGGGAACTCAAGGAACCGATGGGACCGATTTTCACCGACGCCGAGCGCCTGCTGGCGGCGGCGGGCGACGGCCCGCTCGTCGCGGTGGGCGACGTGGTGACCTACCATCTCGAACGTGCCGGCGTCGTGCCCGACGTGGCCGTGGTAGACGGTCTGACCGAGCGAGAGGAGGTCGAGGACGACGTCGCGGAGGGCGTCGCTAGACTCGGCCAGTCCGCACGCGAAGTCCGCGTCGAGAATCCCGCGGCGACCGTCACCCGCGAGATGGTCGTGGCGCTCCGCGAGGCGATTGCCGACACCGTCCCGACCGTCATCGTGGTCGAAGGCGAGGAGGACCTCGTCACCCTCCCGGCAATCGTGGCCGCGCCGCTGGGCGCGAGCGTAGTCTACGGTCAGCCGGGCGAGGGGATGGTCCTCGCCGAAGTGACTGCGGACGCCAAAGATAGGATGCACGACCTTCTAGGCCGAATGGACGGCGACGCCGGCGCGCTGTTCGAGATTCTGGACGCGACGTAGCTTCGGTCCGCAGCCGAGTTCGGGTTGTTCACTTCGAAATCCTTTTACAACGTTCACAGCCAATAACAGAGTAACTGAGCGATACACATGGAAGTTGAAATCCTCTCCGAGGAGCAGAATCCGATGCTCCACCGGTCCGAAGTGCGGTTCCAGATAGTTCACGACGAAGCGACGCCCTCCCGGCTCTCGGTCCGCGACAGTCTCGCGGCGAAGTTGGACAAGGACTCGAGCGAAGTCGTGGTTCACGAGATGAACACCAAGTTCGGAATGCGCAAGACCGTCGGCTACGCGAAGGTCTACGACAGCCCCGAGCACGCCCGCGACGTCGAGCAGGAGTACATGCTCGAACGTAACAAGATTGCCGCGGACGCCGACGCCGAACCCGAGGCGGAGGAGGCCGAATAATGGCGCGCAACGAGATGTACGACGACGACGGAACGACCGATAAAGAGACCTGCACCCGGTGTGGCGACGCGTTCCTCGCCGACCACGGCGACCGCCTCCACTGCGGTCGGTGTGGCTACACCGAGTGGAAGTAGGGCGATGCGCCGAGCGGGAGCGAACTGCATCGTGAAAACGCGAACGGCGACGAAGGAGCCGTGAGCGAGCGAATGCGCGTCCTCGGCATCGAGGGCACCGCGTGGGCGGCCAGCGCGGCCGTCTACGACACTGAAGACGACCCCGACTCGATTTTTATCGAAACCGACGCCTACCAGCCCGACAGCGGCGGTATTCACCCGCGCGAGGCCGCCGAACACATGAGCGACGCCGTCCCCGAAGTCGTCGAGACCGCCTTGGCCGAGGCCGACGGCGATATCGACGCGGTGGCGTTCTCGCGCGGGCCGGGTCTCGGTCCCTGCCTGCGGACGGTCGGCACCGCCGCGCGAGCGCTCGCCCAGACGCTCGACGTGCCCCTCGTCGGCGTCAACCACATGGTCGCCCACCTCGAAATCGGTCGCCAGCAGTCGGGGTTCGACTCCCCGGTCTGCCTGAACGCCTCGGGCGCGAACGCCCACGTGCTGGGCTACCGCAACGGCCGGTACCGCGTGCTGGGCGAGACGATGGACACCGGCGTCGGCAACGCCATCGACAAGTTCACGCGCCACGTCGGGTGGTCCCACCCCGGCGGACCGAAGGTCGAGGAGGCCGCCAAAGACGGCGAGTACGTCGAACTCCCCTACGTCGTCAAGGGGATGGACTTCTCGTTCTCGGGCATCATGAGCGCCGCCAAGGACGCCTACGAGGAGGGGACGCCCGTCGAAGACGTCTGCTACTCCCTGCAGGAAAACGTCTTCGCCATGTTGACCGAAGTCGCCGAGCGCGCCCTCTCGCTGACCGGGAGCGACGAACTCGTGCTGGGCGGCGGCGTCGGGCAGAACGC
Encoded proteins:
- a CDS encoding 30S ribosomal protein S24e, which encodes MEVEILSEEQNPMLHRSEVRFQIVHDEATPSRLSVRDSLAAKLDKDSSEVVVHEMNTKFGMRKTVGYAKVYDSPEHARDVEQEYMLERNKIAADADAEPEAEEAE
- the spt4 gene encoding transcription elongation factor subunit Spt4 → MASNRLACRECHAVAEPDEDTCPICGSTSLTEDWSGFVIIAHPDESQIAEEMEVTEPGKYALKVR
- a CDS encoding 30S ribosomal protein S27ae encodes the protein MARNEMYDDDGTTDKETCTRCGDAFLADHGDRLHCGRCGYTEWK
- a CDS encoding GTP-dependent dephospho-CoA kinase family protein, whose product is MSDVLVTLPAEMRGELKEPMGPIFTDAERLLAAAGDGPLVAVGDVVTYHLERAGVVPDVAVVDGLTEREEVEDDVAEGVARLGQSAREVRVENPAATVTREMVVALREAIADTVPTVIVVEGEEDLVTLPAIVAAPLGASVVYGQPGEGMVLAEVTADAKDRMHDLLGRMDGDAGALFEILDAT